The Aeromonas jandaei genomic interval TTGCCAGAGGGTAACGAAGATCGCCAGATAGAGGGCCCAGGTCAGCAGCTGCAAGCCAGCGGGTGAGGCATTGTAGCCAAACAGAGCGCGCAAGAAGGTACCAAATACCCCCTGATCGTCGAGAATGTGGCTGATGTCGAACACCGGCGTGGTCCAGAAGGTGATGATATCTGCCGCCTGCAACATGTTGACGGCGGACGAGAGCAAGCCTGCGGCGATGATGATGATCAGCAGCCCAGTCCAGCGGAAGAAGGGAGCCAGCGCCACCTTGCGAGTGGAGCGCAGCAGCCCCCATACCAGCGCGATGGAGACCAGCAGCCCCGCCAGTGCACCCATCAGGCCGGATTGCAGATCCACCCCTTGGCCGGAGTAGAGCAGGGCGGAGAAGAAGAGCACGGTTTCAAACCCTTCGCGCATCACCGCCAGAAAGGCGAGCAGCACCAGACCAAACAGGTTGCCGCCATCGATGGCTGCATCGATGCGCGCCGTCATGGCTCCCACCTGGGATTT includes:
- a CDS encoding FTR1 family iron permease; the encoded protein is MFASFLITLREGLEAFLLVGICLSYLAKLGASRYNKFIYLGVGLGLIASLVVAFLFQVVVSQFESERYNHLLMAGILIFATLVLTYMAIWMQKQAKSQVGAMTARIDAAIDGGNLFGLVLLAFLAVMREGFETVLFFSALLYSGQGVDLQSGLMGALAGLLVSIALVWGLLRSTRKVALAPFFRWTGLLIIIIAAGLLSSAVNMLQAADIITFWTTPVFDISHILDDQGVFGTFLRALFGYNASPAGLQLLTWALYLAIFVTLWQRSYRPQVSAATGKG